The following DNA comes from Camelina sativa cultivar DH55 chromosome 14, Cs, whole genome shotgun sequence.
gtaaattatttaaaaatgagaaaagagagagaagtttgTTGAATCAGTAGTTGCAAAGACATGGTTAGTTCCGCTGACTCTTTCAAGTCATCTTCTCTCCCGTTTACTTTACGCTCACATCTCTTTTTCTCGAGAAAATTcatcgagaaaaaaaaagaagaagaagtcgaaaacagagagagggagagatctATTTTCTCTGAAactcatttctttctttctttctttctccatcttcctttTAATTCCCTCACTTTccaggaaaaaagaaaagaaaagaaaaatgaacaaTCTAACTGtgtttaaaatctaaaatttctcgagaaaaattacagaaaaaaaaacagagtaatctATTTCCGGGggaaaaaaatcattactttCCGACTTGATTCCACTTTCTCAGGAAACAAACGTAAACCCATTCGAAACCCAAGTTTGCAAACTCTGTTTCTAATCAGAAACAATGTGTTTGATTCATAAAGGAGCCACCTTGGCTCTGTTTCTAGCGTTGACCATGGTGGTCAACGGAGTTTTCGGTAGATTCATCGTTGAGAAGAGCAGCGTGACGATTCTAAACCCTTTGGCAATGCGGTCTAAGCATGATGCAGCCATTGCTAACTTCGGCGTTCCTAACTACGGTGGTTACATAATCGGCTCCGTCGTTTACGCTGGTAAAGGAGCTTATGGTTGTGACTCTTTTGACAAAACTTTCAAACCCAAGTTCCCTCGTCCTACCATCTTAATCATCGATCGTGGAGGTAActgtttctctgtttcattcaaatttttgtttctggttAGAATAAGACTTGTCTCAATCTCAATTTAGTTTGTAGAAGAACTCaaaaagctttgttttgttttgttttgcattagAGTGCTACTTTGCATTAAAGGTATGGAACGGTCAACAGTCCGGTGCAGCAGCAGTTCTAGTAGCTGATAACGTCGATGAGCCATTGATAACAATGGACTCACCTGAGGAATCCAAAGAAGCTGATGACTTCATAGAGAAACTCAACATTCCATCTGCTTTAATTGACTTTTCTTTTGCCAATACTATCAAACAAGCTCTTAAAAAAGGAGAGGAAATAGTCTTGAAGATAGACTGGAGTGAGTCATTACCTCATCCGGATGAGAGAGTTGAGTATGAGTTATGGACTAACACGAACGATGAGTGTGGTGCACGGTGTGATGAGCAGATGAACTTTGTCAAGAACTTCAAAGGTCATGCGCAGATTCTTGAAAAAGGAGGATACTCTTTGTTTACACCTCATTACATTACATGGTTTTGTCCTAAAGATTATGTTTCTAGCAATCAATGTAAGTCTCAGTGTATAAACCAAGGGAGGTACTGTGCTCCTGACCCTGAACAAGACTTTGGTGATGGATACGATGGGAAAGACATTGTTTTCGAGAATCTGAGACAGTTATGTGTTCATAAAGTAGCGAAAGAGAGTAACCGGTCTTGGGTTTGGTGGGACTATGTGACTGATTTTCACATCAGGTGttcgatgaaggagaagaagtatAGCAAAGAATGTGCTGAGAGAGTTGTTGAATCTCTTGGTAAGAGACATTCATTATAATCGTTTTTTTTCACACCCGTTCTTTGCATTTTCGCagtcttgatttttttctctttattttcagGTTTACCACTTGACAAGATCAAGAAATGTATTGGTGATCCTGAAGCTAATGTGGAGAATGAAGTTTTGAAATCTGAGCAATCCCTTCAGGTAGGACAAGGTGACCGCGGAGATGTCACAATTTTGCCAACATTGATCATCAACAATGCTCAATACCGcggtttgtttctttcattcTCATTGTAACATGTTTGTTTAGGTATCCTTAAGCTTATAATATTATTCATTGCTTAGGTAAACTCGAGAGGAATGCGGTACTCAAGGCTATATGTTCAGGATTTAAGGAAAGAACTGAACCAGGAATCTGTCTAAGTGGAGGTTAGAACCAATTCCCTTGTAAGCTGATCTTCTCGTGGTGATAGAATGAActaaagaaatatttctttacaTTGTTGAAACAGATATCGAAACAAACGAATGTCTTGAAGCAAATGGAGGGTGTTGGCAAGACAAGAAGTCTAATGTAACAGCTTGCAAGGTACTTTGATTAGAACGGATGAATTTTAGAGACTACTTTTTTCATAAATGATTTGGTAAATTTTACACATGAGTTTGGATTATGTCAGGACACATTTAGAGGAAGAGTCTGTGAATGCCCTGTTGTGAATGGTGTGCAGTATAAAGGAGATGGCTATACCTCATGTGAACGTATGTTCTTGAACTTCGACATTGATATCTTGTAGAAAACTTtcatttataaacttttttgtgTTCTGCTTTGATAAAGAAGTCGTCTTTGGTTGAATGTTATAACAGCTTATGGTCCTGCGAGATGCTCAATTAATCAAGGAGGCTGCTGGTCTGAAACCAAAAAGGGCTTAACTTACTCTGCTTGTTCGGTTAAGTgactttactttttgttttttggcttttttcAGTAATAATGCCATCAAGTTTTaacaaatattctctaactGTTGAGTTCAGAACTCGGAGGCATCAGGATGTCGTTGCCCTCAAGGCTTTAAAAGAGATGGTCTTAAATGTGAAGGTGAAAACTTATATTTCCTCTAGACTTCAAAATCTCTCATCATGTTTTCTTAAACTGATTagtctttttatatatactatatagacATCGATGAATGTAAGGAGCAATCAGCTTGTCAATGTGATGGATGCAAGTGTAAGAACAATTGGGGAAGCTTTGAATGCAAATGCTCTGGAAATCGTCTCTATATGAAAGAACAAGACACTTGCATCGGTAAGTATCGAAATCAAACAATAAAAGATCTTTAACTTTGTCAGATTCTTTTGTAACTATCCAAGACTCATATCTTCAtcatttcttgtattttttgtttctcgcAGAGAGAAGCGGATCAAGAGTTGGGTGGTTCTTGACGTTTGTGATTCTAGCTGCGGTTGCAAGCATTTGTGTAGGTGGTTACGTATTCTACAAGTATCGTCTCAGGGTAATGTTTTTCACAATTTTGTTTCCCTTTGTTAATCATCATCATGAATCTCTCTTAAACTCTAATGATGATagttttttatatgtttgtgtGTTAAATCCAAAAATGCAGTCTTATATGGATTCCGAAATCATGGCGATTATGTCTCAGTACATGCCATTGGAGAGCCAAAACACAAACGATCCAATGACTGGTGAATCTCAACAACAGCAGCTGAGATTAACTTCTGCAGCCTAAATTAataattctcatttttattttattttctatagaTGATTCCTTCTTGTGTTAACCAACACTCAAGTAAAAGTATTCATAAAGAGCTaaagatgaaaattttgttttatcctGAAAAAGACTTCTTTTGGGTCATTTTTACTCGTTCTTTAAAAAATGAACGACAAAGGAAGAGGATTACCAAAGCTTCTAGATGACCCCCAAAAGAAGCAACCACatcaaatatatgtattaaaaagCTCATTTAATATTAGAACTGCAGAgacatggattttttttaaaaaaaaatgaaacttgattaatcaaaaaaactcaaaaacttgGTTCAGCTCTCCACTGGCCTCTCTCTAACTCTCTTATTcttcatcatattcatatacatatcaaTATCTATATCCTTATCCGTAGTATGAATATATATCCATATCCGTAGTAGGGATATTTATATCCGTAATTTGGATATCTAAGTCCGTATCCGAAATATGGATATCCATATCCGTAGTATGGATATCCGTAGTATGGAAGTCCGTGTCCGTAGTATGGATATCCGTATCCGTATTCATATGGATATCCGTATCtcatatgaaatatatttattaaatttctataaaacttgaaaaatattaaacatatatatctgtgaacataaaaaacacaaccatcaaaataaaaacttataataaaaaagtaatatGGTAAAAGACTCAACTttagttaaaaattattaaatgaaaagtcATAATGAATCGAGGCAACTCTACTTGTATTGagacaaaatattaattttttaaataatttgtatgtattataagtataagatattgtatgaaaaattatggtaaagagtAACAAACATCATAACAGTAATTGATATTTGTATTactcataaacaaatattatgaagAAGTGATCCTAAGTGAGAATATCAATAATAAGTAAATAcaattttctgataaaataatttaaaaataaaataaatttcatcttgagtgaaaatttatcaaccaataattataataaaaatacacaacttctaaaaataaaagataaaatagttAAATCTTAGAAAACACATATTTACAAAAAGTTACAAAACctaaagttgattaaatttctatattactataatcatttctaaaatctttagttagattatagaataatgttggatattgaattttaaaattcatattatttagattcatcATTATTCAAAAGAAGAGAACTTCTCGTTCCATAACTAatgaattaattttaaatacaacttttcgttctaatagttatgttgacaaaatatatatatatatatatatatatatatatatattgttcaaaatacataaatatttagaTAAACATAACTATTGGAAAAGTTGGAAATAAGATACGGTGAAAAGATATAACTCCACAATGTACGGAAGCAAccatatgattttcttttatggtagatgacacaactctacaatgaataatcgcaatatgatttttttaaaaaaatagaaaaaaattatttaacgaAAAGGTAAATGAAAAATCGCAATGTTAGTggtatttattcagattgttattattatatagattagtagGATATCTCACTCTCTCAAGCCcttgaattaaaaaagaaagataccCGCCTCCTCTCTTGGGAAGCTAAAAGACAAACATGATCTAATGACCATTGTAAATCTCAAAATCAACAGGTGATAAATTCTGCagctaaaatttatattttcacttGTTTCGTTATAGATGATTTCTTGTTGTATTAACCCTCAAATAATGTATTCATATTTGCCTATGGCAAAATCAATCACATGACATCCCTCCTTCCGTCAAGCAAGCTCTCTCTTCCATCTGAGTTGTTCTCAATCACGTCAACTCCAGTTAGTCTTTCTTACCTTCTATCTCAGAAATGTATAGTAGAAGTACAAACACTGATATTCAGATTCaaatggttgtgtttttttttcttttgcttaatTAACCATACGAGCATTTATTTCACGTCTTTAGGTTTAGAAAGAGGAGAAGCTAGCCACGTTGTGTTTTCGTGGATAATTAGTAATCAACCTCCGGCTTATCTAATGTGCATCTCTCGTGACAAAATAAGATCTCATGATCATGAAGTGAGAGGATGTATAACACTCTTCTGGCACATTCTCAACATCCTTCATACTCTTTGGTTGATTCAGCAAAGACCACATGGCTCTAGAAAAGCATCTTGGaagaaccaaaaatatatataaccagcCAAACTTTGACCCCATCTTCAGTAAGATGTACAACCATAATTAGTATCATAAGCGTGATATTATTACTAAGATATCTCACTCTCTCTCAAGCCcttcaataaaaaaagaaagatatctCAACATCAACAGCTGAGATTAACATGCAACTTCAATTTATAGtttgggttttatttttataaatgatttttaaagtATTCATAAAGAGCTAAAGATGAAATTGGTCatttttactctttcttttgGTTGTAAATATTACTCCCAACGGAAAGTGGTAAACTTTCAACGGAGTATAGAAGGTTAGATTttaaatggaaagttttgttAAAAACCAAAGTTTGAGACTTTAGTCGAAGGACGTAAGAAATTTGGGGTCATAAATGAATTTCTGGTAAATGTAAGATATGTTCGTCGGAAGGTGGAGAATGCaagagagaaaacaagagatGGAGAACGCTTTGTCGCCGGCGAGTGAAGTGGCCGCAAGAGTATCTTCTCTGTTCGTTTATCCGATCAAATCATGTAGAGGGATTTCTTTATCTCAGGCTGCTCTCACTCCCGCTGGTATAAACTAgtatcttcttccctttttgaaatatcctaatttttttttatttgtttcaatttcgatttttcctttttgggtTTCATATGAGAGGTATTTCTTCATGTGGGTTTAAGTTATTGAACGATATCTTCCCGTAGTCTGTTTTTTAAGGGCTCATCATGAATCAGTGACACTGCTTGTTTGCTTCAGTTTCAGATGTTGTGCTCTTGTTGATGGGTTCTTGATATAGTTAATGAAACTTGTGAGTGTTCTAAGTAGTCCTTGGGGTGTGACTCTGGATGTTCTGTAAGTGGgggattttttgatttttgtgctGTCCTGCAATGATGCTCTAAAAGTATTTTATAAGCTGTTGTCATTGTTGTGTGATTTGTTGGGTGGGGAAAAGTAGAAAAGCTAagtttttttgggggtttggTTGCTTAGGATTCCTATGGGATCGGAACTGGTTGATTGTGAACGATAAAGGAAGAGGATTGACTCAAAGAGTGGAACCAAAGCTTGCTTTGATTGAAGTAGAAATGCCTAAGCATGCCTTTGCAGAGGATTGGGAGCCCAACAAGAGCTCTAACATGGGTcagattgtttgtttttagtcttcttCTATAACTggcttttcttttgtcttttttctcatcttttggcTGTGTTTTTGCAGTGGTTAGAGCTCCTGGTATGGATGCCCTTAAGGTCTCCCTAGCTAAACCCGACAAAATAGCAGACGGTGTCTCAGTTTGGGAGTGGTCTGGCTCCGCActagatgaaggagaagaagcatcTCAGtggtttacaaattttgttggCAAGCCTTGTCGACTTGTTCGATTTGATTCAGGTTTCATATACGTCTTTCCTGTCTTAATTAGTTAATCTTACAGCTTGACTCCTTTGAAACATTTTGGCATGTTTAATCACGAGTCACATGTTTGCTGTTATATTTGCAGCCTCTGAGACTAGGCCTGTGGATCCAAATTATGCTCCAGGTCACATTGCGAAGTTCTCAGATATGTATCCATTCTTGCTCGCATCACAGGTCTGTGGATCAAATTCGATTTCTTTCTTTCGGTTCTGCTTTTACATAGTCTCTCGTGCTATTTCCAGGGTTCGCTTGATTCCCTGAATAAGCTTCTCAAGGAGCCTGTACGGATCAACAGATTTAGACCCAAGTATGTTCAAAGGAAAGTCCTCAGtgtttttattgctttgttGTAACAACACTTCTTGATAGCTCTAACTTGAAAATGTTACAGCATCTTTGTTGATGGATGTGAACCATTTGCTGAAGACTTATGGACAGAGATCCTTATAAATGATTTCACCTTTCACGGTGTGAAGTTATGTTCCCGCTGCAAGGTATATCAAAACCTTGTCGTAGTTCAAAACTCcatgaatcttttgttttgttctcttaaaGGATAAGCTTTTTAATTTGTCCATGATCAGGTACCTACGATTAGTCAAGAAACTGGGATTGGAGGTCAAGAGCCGATTGAGACTTTGAGAAATTACAGGTCAGACAAAGTTTTACAGCCAAAGAGGAAACCACAGGGAAAGGTAAAGACCGTGGTCCGGGTGTATCAtcataataacaaaatgaatatGAGGGTTTTGAATGATAGATATGAAAATGATATGCAGATATACTTTGGGCAGAACATGGTTTGGAAAGATCGTCTCGGCGATGGAATTGGAAAAACAATTGAAATTGGTGATCCCATTGTGGTCCTTGGAAAACTGTCGTCTCCTGC
Coding sequences within:
- the LOC104741701 gene encoding mitochondrial amidoxime reducing component 2; its protein translation is MFVGRWRMQERKQEMENALSPASEVAARVSSLFVYPIKSCRGISLSQAALTPAGFLWDRNWLIVNDKGRGLTQRVEPKLALIEVEMPKHAFAEDWEPNKSSNMVVRAPGMDALKVSLAKPDKIADGVSVWEWSGSALDEGEEASQWFTNFVGKPCRLVRFDSASETRPVDPNYAPGHIAKFSDMYPFLLASQGSLDSLNKLLKEPVRINRFRPNIFVDGCEPFAEDLWTEILINDFTFHGVKLCSRCKVPTISQETGIGGQEPIETLRNYRSDKVLQPKRKPQGKIYFGQNMVWKDRLGDGIGKTIEIGDPIVVLGKLSSPAEAAT
- the LOC104741700 gene encoding vacuolar-sorting receptor 6, whose product is MCLIHKGATLALFLALTMVVNGVFGRFIVEKSSVTILNPLAMRSKHDAAIANFGVPNYGGYIIGSVVYAGKGAYGCDSFDKTFKPKFPRPTILIIDRGECYFALKVWNGQQSGAAAVLVADNVDEPLITMDSPEESKEADDFIEKLNIPSALIDFSFANTIKQALKKGEEIVLKIDWSESLPHPDERVEYELWTNTNDECGARCDEQMNFVKNFKGHAQILEKGGYSLFTPHYITWFCPKDYVSSNQCKSQCINQGRYCAPDPEQDFGDGYDGKDIVFENLRQLCVHKVAKESNRSWVWWDYVTDFHIRCSMKEKKYSKECAERVVESLGLPLDKIKKCIGDPEANVENEVLKSEQSLQVGQGDRGDVTILPTLIINNAQYRGKLERNAVLKAICSGFKERTEPGICLSGDIETNECLEANGGCWQDKKSNVTACKDTFRGRVCECPVVNGVQYKGDGYTSCEPYGPARCSINQGGCWSETKKGLTYSACSNSEASGCRCPQGFKRDGLKCEDIDECKEQSACQCDGCKCKNNWGSFECKCSGNRLYMKEQDTCIERSGSRVGWFLTFVILAAVASICVGGYVFYKYRLRSYMDSEIMAIMSQYMPLESQNTNDPMTGESQQQQLRLTSAA